In the genome of uncultured Methanobrevibacter sp., the window AATTCATCTATTTCTTATCTCTTTACAACATATTCAGTGGTAACCTTGATGCACTAGATGAAGACAAGATTATTAGAAAAGGAAATACACTTAAGGAATCACAAATTTGGAACAAATTATATAAGTTCCAGAAAGATGCTGTTATGGGCGTAATTGACAAAATTGAAAATTATAACGGATGCATCCTTGCTGACAGTGTTGGTTTAGGTAAAACTTTTACAGCCCTTGCAGTAATTAAATACTACGAGTCACGAAACGATAGAGTTTTGGTCTTAGTGCCTAAAAAATTAAGGGACAATTGGACTATTTATACACTTAATGATAAACGAAATATCTTTGATGAAGATAGGTTTAACTATGATGTTTTAAATCACACTGATTTAAGCCGTGAGAGAGGAAAATCCGGGGATTTGGATTTGAAAACAATCAATTGGGGTAATTATGACCTTGTTGTAATTGATGAGTCTCATAACTTCCGTAATAATCCTTCATTTGAAGGTAGAACCACTAGATATCAAAAATTAATGAATGATATCATTAAAGGAGGGCATAAAACACGTCTTTTAATGCTTTCTGCAACTCCGGTAAACAATAAATTAACTGATATCAAAAATCAAATTGCTTTCATCACCGAAGATGATGATAACGCTTTAGAGAATTTTGGAATTCCAAGTATTGCAAATACTCTTAGAAAGGCTCAAATGGAATTCAATAGATGGTCTAGGCTCACTGTAGAGGAAAAATCTGAAGAAGAGTTCATTAACAATTTAGATTTGGATTATTTCCAGCTATTGGATACATTAACAATTGCACGTTCAAGACGCCATATTGAAAAATATTATGATTTGGACGAAATAGGTCAGTTCCCAAATAGATTAACTCCTATCAATATCTATTCTGAAATAGATAATGAAGGATATTTTCCTCCATTAAGCACTATAAATAATGAGATTTCATTATTGAATTTAGCAATTTATTCTCCTTTAAAGTATGTTTATCCTAATAAAATGGCAGGATATGAAGCAAAATATGATAGGCATGTGGGCGGTGCCAGTGTACTCCGACAAATTGATAGGGATACAAATATTGTTCAATTAGTGAGAGTGAACCTATTAAAACGTATGGAGAGTTCCATTGAAGCATTTAGACTAACAATTAAAAGATTATTACGTCATATTGATAGCACTATTTCTAAAATTGATGAAGGCGTAGATTATGATCCTGATTTAGATATTAATCTAATTGATCCTGAAGGAGAGGAATATGACAACCAGATGTTTGGTAAAAAGAGAAAAGTTCTTTACCAAGATATGGATTTGATTAAATGGAAGCAGGATTTGGAATTGGATAAGGAAAAATTGGAGTTTTTATTAAGTGAAGCTAAACTTATAGAACCTGATAGAGACAGTAAATTACAGGATTTAAAGGAAAAAATAAAAGATAAACAAAATAATCCTATTAATGAAGGAAATAAAAAAATTATCATTTTTACAGCATTTGCTGACACCGCAAAATATCTTTATAAAAACATTAACAAATGGGCTTTTGATGAATTTGGAATTTATTCTGCCCTTGTAACCGGTGGTGGAGATAATAAGACTAACTTAGATTCAGTTTTAAATACAGATTTGAATGATATTTTAATGAACTTTTCTCCTAAATCTAAGGAAAGAGCTCATTTGGAACCTAAAGCTAAAGATGAAATTGATATCCTTATCTGCACAGACTGTATTTCAGAAGGTCAAAACCTTCAGGATTGTGATTATTTAATTAACTATGATATTCATTGGAACCCTGTCAGAATCATTCAAAGATTTGGAAGAATAGATAGGATAGGTTCAGAAAATACAGATATTCAATTAGTTAATTTCTGGCCAAATATGGAGTTAAATGAGTATATTAACCTTGAAGCCAGAGTAAAAGATAGGATGGTTATGGTTGATATTTCCGCTACTGGTGAAGAGAACATTATTGAAAAAGACCAAACCATGAAGGATTTGGATTATAGAAAAGCACAATTGCAGGAATTAAAAGACAGAGTTCTTGATTTGGAGGATATTGGAAATTCCATTTCCATTACAGATCTTACTTTCAATGACTTTAAGATTGAATTAATGGATTATATGAAAGAAAATAAGGATGAATTGGAAAGAGCTCCTAAAGGTATTTATTCAATAATTGATATTCCTAATGAATTAAGGGAAGATGTAGAACCTGGGGTTATATTCCTCCTTAGACAAGTCACTGGAACAACTGAATCAATGGAGAGAAATCCATTAAGTCCTTATTACTTAGTTTATATTGGTGAAGACAATCAAGTTAAATACAATTACATTAATTCCAAAAAGGTATTGGATTATTATCAGAAACTTTGTGTAGGTAAAAAAGAAGTGCTTCATGAGCTTGTTAAAGACTTTAATATGGAAACAAATGATGGAAAAGATATGGAAAAATACTCTTCTTTATTAGTTGAAACAATTGAGAATATATTAGGTAAAAAGCAAGAAGCAGGTGTAAAAAGTTTGTTTAGTAAAGGAGGAACAGCTGTTATAAAACAGGATATTAATGGATTGGAAGAGTTTGAATTAGTTACATTTTTAATTATTAAGTAAAGGGGTTTGAATGTTAATTGAGGATTTAATCAAGGTTCCTAATGCAGCTATTGTCAACAGTATCCTTCCAAAGCAGGATATCTTTGAAGCTACTGGAATGACTAAAGCAGATAAAGATTATTTTGTAAGGTATGTCAAACAGATTAGATGGCTGTATAAGTTTGATGATGCTTCTGTTAGAATAAAACCTTTTGTCAATGATGAGAAATCATATTTGGAAGCTGAATTAATTGGTATTAATCTAAAAAAGGAATTTCAGGAGTATAATCATAATACTGGTAATTATCATAGATTTGATGCAAGACTTGATAGGATTGTAGATATTCTTCTTAGATTTATCCCTTATCCTATACTCCTATGTGCAGAATTCAATGATGAGATTAAGTTTTATGTAAGTCATATAAGTGAAAGCAAGTCGGATTATGATAAAATCACTTTAGATGAGCTTATTTATACAGATTGGATTGATGTAAATAATTTAGATGGTTTTGATGAAGAATTGATTGATAAATTGCAGATAGATAATTTGGATAAAACCAATGTATTTACATTTTATGATGATATGGTTACAGCCATTATTCAGTATAATGGATCTAAGGAAGTAGGTCAAGAGGTAACTTTAAGTTCAGATGAGATTCAAAAGATAATGGATGATATTAAAGTGCTTGAGAGAAAAATAGCTGATTTAAGAGTTGCAATTAGACGAGAGGCTAATTTTAATAAAAAAATGGATTATAATATTCAGATTAAAGAATTACAAATGGAAATAAAATTATTACAAGATGAATTGAAATAGTGATTAATATGGAAGAAGAATTTCTTAGAGAATATATTGAAAAAGAGATGTATCTTCAGAATCCTCCATTAAAAAAGGATAATTTCCTAAAACTTTGTTATAAGTATGATATTAATTTATCTCGTAAAGAATTAGAATTATATGAGAAAATAGGGATATTTGAACCTATTTTCACAATAAAATATGTTAAACATGAATTTTTAAATGATTTTAATTATTATAATTTCAGTAAAAAAGAAAAGGAGGAATTATTAAGAGCATTAAATGAAAATCGAATATTTGTTCCAAATGACAATAAATTCATTGAATCTGGTAAATTTGAAACTAATGAGGAGGAATATATTAATTATTATTCTAACTTTCAAATAGAACTTATTTATGATATCCATATTCGTTTCAAATATCCTCGAAATATTTTATTAAAAGAAGATACGGAAGCTATAGAGAACTATAAAAATCATTCTATTAAATTATTAAGAGATACTTATTTGGGAGATACTAAATGGTTAACCTTTTTGTTAAGTATTTCTCGTTTATATTATCCTCGTTCCCATCATGATTTTAAAATATTTAAATTAAATAGCGAAGATGAATCTTGGTATCATGATAGAAATAAATTTAGTACAGTTGATTTTTTAAGAAAATATTCTTATAATTATGAGCATATTAGACATAGAATGAATTTATATCTTGATAAATTTAGAGATTTAATGGGTATAAAAATTTATGATGAAGAATGGTTTCTTTTTTATGAATATTTGAATAGGGATTATAAGTTAAAATTAGAAAAAACAACTGGGTTAGCCTATTATTTCTTTTCATTGGCATTAATGTTAAAATTTTTCTTAGAAGATTATTTCATAGAAACTTCTCAAGAGATTGATTATAATAGATATGCTTTATTTAACAAGGAAAATAAATATGATCTTCTTTTTTATTTATCTAATAAATTTAAAATGAATTATCAGCCAAGTTTAATAATCTTTGTTGAAGGAAACAGTGAAGTAAAATTATTAAATAAATTATTTAAATGGTATTTTGGTTATTTCCCTGAAGAAAAAGGAATTGATATAATTAGTTTTGATGGTGTGACTAAACTAATTTCTACTTATGAAGATGCAAATAAATTAAAAGAATTAATTATTAAAATTAGAAAAAATACTCATGGTAAAAATTCAGGGTTAAATGATGATGAGTATGATGATTTATCTCAAATAATTGATAATTTAGAGGATTTGGATATTTTAGTTTCTAATTGGTCATCATTTATTAGTTATAACCTTTCAAAATGGTATATTGTTCCATTTTTTGTTTCTGATGATGAAGGAGACGTATGGAATTTCTTAAATTCTAAAAAGATTATACACTTTAAAGATAAAAAATATGATGTTCCTGAAAAATGGTATTATATTTGGGGAAAAAGTAACCATTATCTTCCATTTAAAGGAAAAGACATTGAATTGGCAAATTTTTCAGATTTAGAAATTTCAAATGTTTTAAAAGAATTAATTGATGATAATATTTCCGTATCAGATATTACAGCAATAAGAAATAGTGAGAATGGTATAAACCAAATTCAAAATTCAAGATTTAAAAAAGATATTAAACAAAAAAAAGTTGAAATTTTAATGACTTTAGCTGATAATTTAATTAAAAAATATGAAAAAACAGGAGATAGTACATTATTTCAAAGACCAATTTTTGGTTTATTGGATCAAATCGATGATTTAAATTATTTTAAGAATAATCCTCTTGATAAACAACATAAAGAATTATTTGATAAAACATTAAAAGATATATTAGAAGGTAATGGGTGAAATTATGGATGAAATTAAATTGAATGGAGAAAGTTTAGATATTGTATCTGATAATGTGTCTAAACTTAAAGAGATTTTTCCAGAAGTGATTACAGAGGATAAAATAGATTTTGATAAGCTTAAATTGATTTTAGGTAGTGATATTGATACAGATAGTGAGAGGTATAGTTTTACTTGGCCAGGAAAGACTCAAGCTATTAAGGAGTCTCAGAAACAGTCTACTGGTACTTTAAGGCCTTGTAAGGAAGAATCCAAAAATTGGGATACAACTAAAAATTTATATATAGAAGGGGATAATCTAGAGGTTCTTAAATTACTTCAAAAGGGTTATTATAATAAGATTAAGGCTATTTATATTGATCCTCCTTATAATACCGGTAATGATTTTATTTATTCTGACGATTATTCGGATAATATAGAAAATTATTTACAGATTACTGGTCAAAAAATAGGGGAAAAAAGAATTTCAACAAATACTGATTCAGATGGTCGTTTTCATAGTAATTGGTTAAATATGATGTATCCTCGTTTAAAATTAGCTAGAAATCTCTTAACTGATGATGGGGCTATTTTTATAAGTATTGATGAAAAGGAATCTGATAAACTAAAAAAAATTTGTGATGAAATTTTTGGTGAGGAAAATTTTAGGAATCAGATTCTTGTAAGAAGAAGAGTAAAAAGTTTAAATCTTCAATTTTCAGATAAAGGATTAAATTCATTTAATGTAGGGACTGAATATATTTTTGTTTATTCAAAAACACCAGAGTTTCTATTCAACCCTTTAAGGATGAAAAAGAAAAATGCTTCAAATAAAGGGAAATGGAATGTATTTTGGAGTAATGCAGATAGACCGACTATGAGGTATGAACTTCTTGGATTCACTCCATCAACAGGACAATGGAGATGGTCTAAAGAATTAGCTTATGAAGCTGTTGAAAATTATAAAAAATTTGAAAACGAA includes:
- a CDS encoding helicase-related protein yields the protein MSEVKAPKVLDNKTNFVYTELEESIKKGSKLSVISALFSMYAYDALKKDLDKIDNMRFIYTKPSFIRDDKKESREYYIDNNSIFGNDYEIKLRNEMTQGSISRDFSKWINDKLEIKSFKTPNEAQSRMVCVDNGDDSSIAINGSVDFTTTGLGLNKSDRQDMNQCVYGNMFTQPSLMMFEALWDNEDLLEDVKEEVLEQMKTMHKENPAEFIYFLSLYNIFSGNLDALDEDKIIRKGNTLKESQIWNKLYKFQKDAVMGVIDKIENYNGCILADSVGLGKTFTALAVIKYYESRNDRVLVLVPKKLRDNWTIYTLNDKRNIFDEDRFNYDVLNHTDLSRERGKSGDLDLKTINWGNYDLVVIDESHNFRNNPSFEGRTTRYQKLMNDIIKGGHKTRLLMLSATPVNNKLTDIKNQIAFITEDDDNALENFGIPSIANTLRKAQMEFNRWSRLTVEEKSEEEFINNLDLDYFQLLDTLTIARSRRHIEKYYDLDEIGQFPNRLTPINIYSEIDNEGYFPPLSTINNEISLLNLAIYSPLKYVYPNKMAGYEAKYDRHVGGASVLRQIDRDTNIVQLVRVNLLKRMESSIEAFRLTIKRLLRHIDSTISKIDEGVDYDPDLDINLIDPEGEEYDNQMFGKKRKVLYQDMDLIKWKQDLELDKEKLEFLLSEAKLIEPDRDSKLQDLKEKIKDKQNNPINEGNKKIIIFTAFADTAKYLYKNINKWAFDEFGIYSALVTGGGDNKTNLDSVLNTDLNDILMNFSPKSKERAHLEPKAKDEIDILICTDCISEGQNLQDCDYLINYDIHWNPVRIIQRFGRIDRIGSENTDIQLVNFWPNMELNEYINLEARVKDRMVMVDISATGEENIIEKDQTMKDLDYRKAQLQELKDRVLDLEDIGNSISITDLTFNDFKIELMDYMKENKDELERAPKGIYSIIDIPNELREDVEPGVIFLLRQVTGTTESMERNPLSPYYLVYIGEDNQVKYNYINSKKVLDYYQKLCVGKKEVLHELVKDFNMETNDGKDMEKYSSLLVETIENILGKKQEAGVKSLFSKGGTAVIKQDINGLEEFELVTFLIIK
- a CDS encoding DUF4391 domain-containing protein → MLIEDLIKVPNAAIVNSILPKQDIFEATGMTKADKDYFVRYVKQIRWLYKFDDASVRIKPFVNDEKSYLEAELIGINLKKEFQEYNHNTGNYHRFDARLDRIVDILLRFIPYPILLCAEFNDEIKFYVSHISESKSDYDKITLDELIYTDWIDVNNLDGFDEELIDKLQIDNLDKTNVFTFYDDMVTAIIQYNGSKEVGQEVTLSSDEIQKIMDDIKVLERKIADLRVAIRREANFNKKMDYNIQIKELQMEIKLLQDELK
- a CDS encoding TOPRIM nucleotidyl transferase/hydrolase domain-containing protein translates to MEEEFLREYIEKEMYLQNPPLKKDNFLKLCYKYDINLSRKELELYEKIGIFEPIFTIKYVKHEFLNDFNYYNFSKKEKEELLRALNENRIFVPNDNKFIESGKFETNEEEYINYYSNFQIELIYDIHIRFKYPRNILLKEDTEAIENYKNHSIKLLRDTYLGDTKWLTFLLSISRLYYPRSHHDFKIFKLNSEDESWYHDRNKFSTVDFLRKYSYNYEHIRHRMNLYLDKFRDLMGIKIYDEEWFLFYEYLNRDYKLKLEKTTGLAYYFFSLALMLKFFLEDYFIETSQEIDYNRYALFNKENKYDLLFYLSNKFKMNYQPSLIIFVEGNSEVKLLNKLFKWYFGYFPEEKGIDIISFDGVTKLISTYEDANKLKELIIKIRKNTHGKNSGLNDDEYDDLSQIIDNLEDLDILVSNWSSFISYNLSKWYIVPFFVSDDEGDVWNFLNSKKIIHFKDKKYDVPEKWYYIWGKSNHYLPFKGKDIELANFSDLEISNVLKELIDDNISVSDITAIRNSENGINQIQNSRFKKDIKQKKVEILMTLADNLIKKYEKTGDSTLFQRPIFGLLDQIDDLNYFKNNPLDKQHKELFDKTLKDILEGNG
- a CDS encoding site-specific DNA-methyltransferase, which produces MDEIKLNGESLDIVSDNVSKLKEIFPEVITEDKIDFDKLKLILGSDIDTDSERYSFTWPGKTQAIKESQKQSTGTLRPCKEESKNWDTTKNLYIEGDNLEVLKLLQKGYYNKIKAIYIDPPYNTGNDFIYSDDYSDNIENYLQITGQKIGEKRISTNTDSDGRFHSNWLNMMYPRLKLARNLLTDDGAIFISIDEKESDKLKKICDEIFGEENFRNQILVRRRVKSLNLQFSDKGLNSFNVGTEYIFVYSKTPEFLFNPLRMKKKNASNKGKWNVFWSNADRPTMRYELLGFTPSTGQWRWSKELAYEAVENYKKFENEFSNKMSLEEYWISTGRKLKFIRRLPNKHGKNGGVQYWVGPSDTSLRTSNWTDIEVSQIAKDYDLPFENPKNVDLIKTVISAFSGNSFTVLDFFSGSATTADAVFRLNLEDNGNRNFIMIQLPQNTSDNSDARKMGFNTICDVGKERIRLAGKRIVDENCDEERVDTGFKVFKLDSSNFKKWAPDYENLEKTLDDFADNINEVDRTSEDLIYEIMLKYGIDLTLPIEEYDAGENKIYSIGFGALLICLDNKITKDITDSIIELASEDVSRVVFKDNGFASDADKTNIKETLRTHDIDEFITI